A portion of the Bacillus sp. es.034 genome contains these proteins:
- a CDS encoding DUF899 family protein translates to MTTFEGTKEIQALELEIIEKKRQLAQLRKEQAPQKVENYLFLTTDQQTVTLEELFKDKDELIIIHNMGRNCRYCSMWGDGFNGVYHHLLSRCEFVLSSPDDPDVQEDFAASKGWSFPLVSSKENTFSQDLGFKNEKTSMPGVSTFKKSEEGMIYHCSSAYFGPGDEYCVIYSLLDLLHAPSEDYVPQLKHNLRSSFQLTHNVAVGVKHYSEAIQFYTNIIGMKVEEQGQKETKFSMNGRNFFIEDSDHNTVHFEFAVDDFDRSKQKLLDSGCRIDHVYHSKSEMISDPFGLSFHLYEVRKNN, encoded by the coding sequence ATGACCACATTTGAAGGAACAAAGGAAATACAGGCATTAGAGTTGGAAATCATTGAAAAGAAAAGGCAGCTTGCACAGCTACGCAAAGAACAAGCGCCGCAAAAGGTTGAAAACTACCTCTTTTTAACAACTGATCAACAAACCGTTACACTGGAGGAACTTTTCAAAGATAAGGATGAACTTATCATCATCCATAATATGGGGAGGAATTGTCGCTATTGTTCCATGTGGGGGGATGGCTTTAATGGGGTGTATCATCATTTGTTAAGTCGTTGTGAATTTGTTCTATCCTCTCCAGACGACCCGGACGTTCAAGAAGACTTTGCAGCTTCAAAAGGGTGGTCCTTTCCACTTGTATCATCGAAAGAAAACACTTTTTCACAAGATCTCGGGTTTAAAAACGAGAAAACCTCCATGCCTGGAGTATCCACTTTCAAAAAAAGTGAAGAAGGTATGATTTATCATTGCAGCTCTGCTTACTTCGGGCCCGGAGACGAATATTGCGTCATTTATTCTTTACTGGATTTATTACATGCTCCATCAGAAGATTATGTCCCTCAGCTGAAGCATAACCTTCGTTCATCCTTTCAGCTCACTCATAATGTTGCAGTTGGAGTGAAGCATTACAGTGAAGCGATTCAATTTTACACGAATATCATTGGAATGAAGGTTGAAGAGCAAGGACAAAAGGAAACAAAGTTCTCGATGAATGGGCGGAATTTCTTCATTGAAGATAGTGATCATAACACCGTGCATTTCGAGTTCGCTGTGGATGATTTTGATAGAAGTAAGCAAAAGCTCCTGGACAGCGGCTGCAGGATAGATCATGTCTATCATTCGAAAAGTGAAATGATATCGGATCCATTTGGATTGTCGTTTCATTTGTATGAGGTCCGAAAAAACAATTAA
- the paaD gene encoding 1,2-phenylacetyl-CoA epoxidase subunit PaaD, protein MTDTVLDVLQTVKDPEIDSISIVDLGMVNRVDHQEGSLVIELLPTFVGCPALDIIKGNVEKACREQLDVGSIQVDFVYSPPWTSDRLTVNGRERLKEFGIAPPPEHFTGEEDWEIHCPYCDSPYTSMENLFGPTACRSILYCKQCRNPFEAMKPISTMM, encoded by the coding sequence ATGACTGATACCGTTTTAGATGTTCTTCAAACTGTGAAAGATCCTGAAATCGATTCCATCAGCATTGTGGATCTCGGAATGGTCAATCGCGTCGATCATCAGGAAGGAAGTCTCGTGATCGAGCTTCTTCCCACCTTTGTAGGCTGTCCTGCACTGGACATCATTAAAGGTAATGTGGAGAAGGCTTGCAGGGAACAACTGGACGTAGGGTCCATACAAGTGGATTTCGTCTATTCTCCGCCATGGACATCGGATCGACTGACGGTGAATGGACGGGAGCGGCTGAAGGAATTCGGCATTGCACCGCCTCCGGAACATTTTACGGGGGAAGAAGATTGGGAGATTCACTGCCCTTACTGTGATTCCCCTTATACGTCCATGGAGAACCTGTTCGGGCCCACCGCCTGCAGAAGCATCCTCTACTGCAAACAGTGCCGGAACCCGTTCGAAGCCATGAAACCTATATCCACGATGATGTGA
- a CDS encoding YitT family protein, whose amino-acid sequence MMKQVQSLLNISLGAFLIALNIHFFLSPNKVGTGGTSGAGIVLSQFMDLPVGVIMFTLDMLLFILGLILIGPGFGLKSVFASFSLSGMVWGLEVFHPLQNPIGHDVLIQIVIGTLIGAIGVAMIFNQGASAGGTGVLAKIIHKFTGLELGRAVLASDVLIVLASAWFFGLQVGLYAFFGLLLKGLMIDRTLQFFNESKEVVIISEHSEEIKEYIVGDLERGATVHSAKGAFSDDQKEVITTIVGRKDFSKLKSYIQCTDEKAFITVHSMNEIWGNNFKSFA is encoded by the coding sequence ATGATGAAACAAGTTCAATCATTATTAAACATATCTCTTGGTGCGTTTTTAATCGCATTGAATATACATTTTTTCCTTTCACCGAATAAAGTGGGCACAGGAGGGACGAGCGGGGCAGGCATCGTACTTTCTCAATTTATGGACCTGCCTGTAGGCGTCATCATGTTTACACTGGACATGTTATTATTCATTCTCGGCCTCATATTGATCGGTCCGGGTTTCGGATTGAAATCCGTGTTCGCCAGTTTCTCCCTCAGTGGAATGGTTTGGGGATTGGAGGTATTCCATCCTCTTCAAAACCCGATCGGACATGACGTCCTGATTCAAATTGTCATCGGGACGCTGATCGGAGCTATCGGAGTCGCCATGATCTTTAATCAGGGCGCTTCCGCCGGCGGTACAGGGGTCCTGGCGAAAATCATCCACAAATTCACCGGACTGGAACTGGGACGGGCCGTTCTTGCTTCGGATGTTCTGATTGTCCTTGCGTCTGCCTGGTTCTTCGGACTGCAGGTCGGACTATATGCATTTTTTGGTTTGTTGCTCAAGGGGCTGATGATCGACCGCACGCTTCAATTTTTCAATGAAAGCAAAGAAGTGGTCATCATCAGCGAACACAGCGAAGAAATCAAGGAGTACATCGTTGGTGACCTGGAAAGAGGAGCTACTGTCCATTCGGCCAAGGGTGCCTTTTCTGATGATCAGAAAGAAGTCATCACGACCATTGTCGGACGCAAGGACTTCTCCAAGTTGAAATCATATATTCAATGTACCGATGAGAAAGCATTCATTACGGTTCACAGCATGAACGAAATCTGGGGAAATAACTTTAAATCATTTGCTTAA
- a CDS encoding GntR family transcriptional regulator has translation MKKRQTTERKVYSHLKDALLARKIAPGTQLVEQIISQKMAVSRTPIRHALKRLEAEGLIQIIPNRGAFVVHPTREEIISFFELRKEIEFLTVKYGLPKVRKSDMSKLYSFLEEEQETYRQKDLLKYVELNKQFHLFLAEISGNKFLIRYMDEMLTQSNVYLFLFDVFYHVEPGENVRFREHEEMVKAIENKDQQTLLELIDLHMKHSFDDLRLEENGYSSLESVLEESL, from the coding sequence GTGAAGAAAAGACAGACAACAGAACGAAAAGTATATAGCCATCTAAAAGACGCCTTATTGGCGAGGAAGATCGCACCCGGTACCCAGCTGGTCGAGCAAATCATCTCTCAGAAGATGGCTGTCAGCAGGACTCCTATCCGCCATGCGTTGAAACGGCTGGAAGCAGAGGGGCTGATTCAGATCATTCCGAACCGGGGCGCATTCGTCGTCCATCCTACCAGGGAGGAGATCATTTCTTTTTTTGAATTGAGGAAAGAAATCGAATTCCTGACTGTAAAGTACGGCCTGCCTAAAGTTAGAAAATCCGATATGTCCAAGCTCTATTCGTTTCTTGAAGAGGAACAGGAAACGTATAGACAAAAGGATTTGTTAAAATACGTCGAGCTTAATAAGCAATTTCATTTGTTCCTGGCCGAAATAAGCGGGAATAAATTCCTGATTCGCTACATGGATGAAATGCTTACCCAGTCCAATGTCTATTTGTTTTTATTTGATGTGTTCTATCATGTGGAGCCCGGGGAAAACGTCCGCTTCCGGGAGCATGAGGAAATGGTAAAGGCTATCGAAAACAAGGATCAGCAGACTCTCCTGGAACTAATCGACCTTCATATGAAGCATAGTTTCGATGATCTCCGGTTAGAGGAAAATGGGTATTCTTCGTTGGAGTCCGTATTGGAAGAATCACTTTAA
- a CDS encoding EthD family reductase, which translates to MVKLIALYKHPENKEKFDEHYFNTHGPITAKIPGLKKMDVTRIVGSPMGGEGKYYLMCEMYYESHEALKAAMKSDEGKASGKDLMGFAADLVTLMIGEEVNE; encoded by the coding sequence ATGGTAAAACTAATCGCGTTATATAAGCACCCTGAAAACAAAGAGAAATTCGATGAGCACTATTTCAATACCCACGGTCCGATCACAGCGAAGATTCCCGGCTTGAAGAAGATGGATGTCACTCGCATTGTCGGATCTCCGATGGGTGGGGAAGGCAAATATTACTTAATGTGTGAAATGTATTACGAAAGCCATGAAGCACTGAAGGCAGCCATGAAATCCGACGAAGGAAAAGCTTCCGGGAAGGACCTTATGGGCTTCGCCGCAGATCTTGTCACCCTTATGATCGGCGAAGAAGTGAATGAATAA
- the paaA gene encoding 1,2-phenylacetyl-CoA epoxidase subunit PaaA yields the protein MSDVLTNQPLTEDERMAHFMKKIENDEKIEADDWMPDEYRNALIKLISMHGISEIMGALPEKEWVPKAPTLRRKLGIMAKVQDEMGHGQLLLRVAEDLMKPYGKTREHIMRDLFSGDLKFHNVFHMEAPTWGDAGLIGWLVDGAAIITQTNMLHASYGPYARALKRICAEEVFHAQHGEAIIMALAEGTPDQKALVQDAVDRWWESLLMFFGPGDAKTTGSSKQDITIKYNIRTKTNEQLRQDFFTKYVPRMLSLGLTLPDETMYFDEEQDLWIYKQPDWSRFKEIIRNKGPKSKDRLRLRELSYDNNAWVREALSPGDQVS from the coding sequence ATGAGTGACGTATTGACAAATCAACCATTGACGGAAGATGAGCGTATGGCTCATTTTATGAAAAAGATCGAAAATGACGAAAAGATCGAAGCAGATGACTGGATGCCGGATGAATACCGGAATGCGCTGATCAAGCTGATATCCATGCACGGCATCAGTGAAATCATGGGTGCACTACCTGAAAAGGAGTGGGTCCCGAAAGCACCTACCCTCAGAAGAAAACTGGGGATCATGGCAAAGGTTCAGGACGAGATGGGGCACGGACAGCTTCTGCTTCGTGTAGCGGAAGATTTGATGAAGCCTTATGGGAAAACGAGAGAGCATATCATGAGGGATCTGTTTTCCGGGGATTTGAAGTTTCATAACGTCTTTCATATGGAGGCACCGACCTGGGGAGACGCGGGATTGATCGGCTGGCTCGTGGACGGGGCGGCGATCATTACACAAACGAATATGCTTCATGCTTCATATGGGCCATATGCGCGGGCCCTGAAACGGATTTGTGCCGAGGAGGTATTCCATGCCCAGCATGGTGAGGCAATCATCATGGCCCTCGCAGAAGGTACACCGGATCAGAAGGCGTTGGTCCAGGATGCGGTGGACCGTTGGTGGGAATCGCTTCTGATGTTCTTTGGCCCCGGCGACGCGAAGACAACGGGCTCTTCCAAGCAGGATATTACCATCAAGTACAACATTCGCACGAAAACCAATGAACAGCTTCGTCAGGACTTTTTCACAAAATATGTTCCTAGAATGCTGTCATTGGGTCTGACGCTTCCGGATGAAACCATGTACTTTGATGAAGAACAGGACTTATGGATCTATAAGCAGCCCGACTGGAGCCGCTTTAAGGAAATCATCCGCAACAAAGGGCCGAAATCGAAGGACCGCCTCCGTTTAAGGGAATTATCCTACGATAACAATGCGTGGGTCCGGGAAGCGTTAAGCCCTGGTGACCAAGTAAGCTAG
- a CDS encoding MDR family MFS transporter, which produces MSVQPGINKRLVLTGLIIGMFFSALEQTVVGTAMPTIIAELNGFSIFAWVTTAYLITSTTVTPIVGKLSDLYGRRLLYLIGVIIFIIGSGLCATANSMEQLVLYRGLQGIGGGMIMPLSQTIIGDIFTAEQRAKWQGVFGALFGLSSVIGPFIGGFIVDTISWHWIFLINVPFGLLSALLLFIGLKYENVGRPTDKVSIDYLGIITLIPALILLLLGLNFGGDKFEWVSGTSFMLFGGSIVLLLVFGFIENKAKEPILDLTLFKNRVFATTNALGFLLGLGMFGAIMFVPMFMQGILGVTPTQAGSTMTPMMIALITASIIGGRLLLRLRYRTVLTAGMLITVVGFFLMSTMGPESKEYTAYMYMIVMGFGMGLVMPTLMIAVQNEFPKSRLGAVTSSATFFRSIGGTIGITVLNAVMNQSLQENMKDVAAQQDNPAAAQILGGLSEKTDALFGLLVTPGLLEVPKEIGSIVIASIETAWSDAFTTVFLTGLIFIAIGVGVALSVGNGKIKRDKELQEEAEKEETILKPATE; this is translated from the coding sequence ATGTCAGTACAACCAGGGATAAATAAACGTTTGGTTCTGACCGGTCTGATCATCGGGATGTTCTTTAGTGCCCTTGAACAAACGGTGGTCGGGACCGCGATGCCGACAATCATTGCAGAATTGAACGGGTTTTCCATTTTTGCATGGGTAACCACGGCTTACTTAATCACTTCCACAACGGTAACACCGATCGTGGGGAAATTATCGGATTTATATGGCAGACGATTATTGTATTTGATCGGAGTCATCATCTTTATTATCGGGTCAGGGTTATGTGCCACGGCCAATTCCATGGAGCAACTTGTCCTGTATCGGGGCCTTCAGGGAATCGGAGGAGGTATGATCATGCCTTTATCCCAAACCATCATTGGAGATATCTTCACTGCTGAGCAGCGTGCGAAATGGCAGGGTGTGTTCGGGGCTTTATTCGGATTGAGCTCGGTCATCGGACCGTTCATTGGCGGATTCATCGTCGATACAATCAGCTGGCACTGGATATTCTTGATCAACGTACCGTTTGGATTATTATCAGCCCTTCTATTATTCATCGGTTTGAAATATGAAAATGTCGGTCGCCCGACGGATAAGGTAAGCATTGATTACCTGGGAATCATCACCCTGATCCCGGCATTGATCCTCTTATTACTCGGACTGAATTTCGGTGGGGATAAATTCGAGTGGGTTTCAGGAACAAGCTTCATGCTATTTGGCGGATCCATCGTCTTGCTTCTGGTCTTCGGGTTCATTGAAAACAAAGCGAAGGAACCAATCCTTGATTTAACTCTGTTTAAAAATCGGGTATTTGCCACAACGAATGCTTTAGGGTTCCTTCTCGGATTAGGAATGTTCGGTGCGATCATGTTCGTACCGATGTTCATGCAGGGGATCCTCGGGGTGACGCCTACTCAAGCGGGATCTACCATGACACCGATGATGATCGCTTTGATCACGGCGAGTATCATCGGCGGAAGATTATTATTAAGACTGAGATATCGTACAGTCCTGACGGCAGGAATGCTGATCACAGTGGTTGGATTCTTCTTGATGAGTACGATGGGTCCTGAATCGAAGGAATATACAGCGTATATGTACATGATCGTGATGGGATTTGGAATGGGTCTTGTCATGCCGACCCTTATGATCGCGGTTCAAAATGAATTCCCTAAATCGAGACTGGGAGCCGTCACATCCTCTGCAACGTTCTTCCGTTCCATCGGGGGGACGATTGGGATCACGGTACTAAATGCTGTGATGAATCAATCCCTTCAGGAAAATATGAAGGATGTAGCGGCACAGCAGGATAATCCTGCTGCAGCTCAGATCCTTGGCGGGTTAAGCGAAAAAACGGATGCACTATTCGGACTCCTCGTGACCCCGGGATTACTGGAAGTACCGAAAGAAATCGGAAGCATCGTGATTGCTTCGATTGAAACCGCCTGGTCCGATGCATTCACCACCGTCTTCTTAACAGGCCTGATCTTCATTGCCATCGGCGTGGGAGTGGCCCTGTCGGTCGGAAACGGGAAGATTAAACGTGATAAAGAATTACAGGAAGAAGCTGAGAAGGAAGAGACAATCCTTAAACCGGCAACTGAATAA
- a CDS encoding MarR family transcriptional regulator — MDLEQIQHSYIDRLFTAFHVTNRHIQQEMAVALKDMNLTGPQFFILYLLSTSEEMKSTELAEKLDVKPSAITVMIDRLLKNDLVSRQRDENDRRIVKLELTTGGREVFEMAKKVRRGIFSRYLAYLDEADVDQLVTIYEKLAAAIENNTEE, encoded by the coding sequence TTGGACCTGGAACAGATCCAGCACTCATATATAGATCGCTTATTTACAGCATTTCACGTAACGAATCGTCATATTCAGCAGGAAATGGCGGTTGCATTGAAAGATATGAATTTAACAGGTCCTCAGTTTTTCATACTCTATCTTTTGTCGACTTCAGAAGAAATGAAATCGACGGAGCTGGCTGAGAAGTTAGATGTAAAGCCAAGTGCGATCACCGTCATGATCGATCGCCTGCTTAAGAATGATTTGGTCTCGAGGCAGAGAGATGAGAATGACCGCCGGATTGTAAAGTTAGAGCTTACAACAGGCGGACGAGAGGTTTTCGAGATGGCGAAAAAGGTAAGGAGGGGAATCTTCTCCCGGTACCTCGCCTATCTGGATGAGGCCGATGTCGATCAGCTTGTAACGATTTACGAAAAGCTCGCTGCAGCTATTGAGAACAATACAGAAGAATAA
- a CDS encoding AMP-binding protein encodes MILHEIETAGRSQMERLQLERLQHVASVVYEKVPFYREQFERRGIKPEDIKSLSDLKMLPLTIKKDLRDHYPFGLFAVEREEMVRVHASSGTSGKPTVVGYTQNDIEMWGGIVARAISMAGGKPGDVLHNAYGYGLFTGGLGLHYGSEKLGMITVPVSGGNMSRQITLLEDFKPSIICGTPSYVLNLAESMEAQGKDPASLSVKYGIFGAEPWSDSMRKTLERKMDIKACDIYGLSEVIGPGVAMECHEARDGLHIAEDHFLVEVINPDTLETLPEGEVGELVFTSLTKEAFPIIRYRTGDIASIQHGTCSCGRTTVKMSRVKGRVDDMLIIRGVNVFPSEMEHFLLQINELAPHYQVHLKKKGALDVVELQVEVTDECFNGVSNDLHHDRLNELERKVKGLMKDRCYVSMDVKVKAPREIPRSEGKAIRIVDLRGEAMLQ; translated from the coding sequence TTGATTTTGCATGAGATTGAAACCGCCGGTCGATCGCAAATGGAGCGCCTTCAGCTAGAGAGACTGCAACATGTTGCTTCAGTCGTTTATGAGAAAGTTCCCTTTTACCGGGAGCAGTTTGAGAGAAGGGGCATCAAGCCGGAAGATATAAAGTCTTTGTCAGACTTAAAAATGTTACCGCTTACAATCAAGAAAGACCTTCGTGATCATTATCCATTCGGCCTGTTTGCCGTAGAGCGCGAGGAGATGGTAAGGGTCCATGCTTCAAGCGGTACGAGCGGGAAGCCCACAGTCGTAGGCTATACCCAGAATGATATTGAGATGTGGGGCGGAATCGTGGCACGGGCAATCAGCATGGCAGGCGGGAAACCGGGAGATGTCCTGCATAACGCATATGGATATGGTTTATTCACCGGGGGCCTTGGTCTTCATTATGGCAGTGAGAAGCTCGGGATGATCACGGTTCCGGTGTCAGGAGGGAACATGTCCAGGCAAATCACCTTATTGGAAGACTTCAAGCCGTCCATCATATGCGGTACGCCTTCGTACGTTCTCAATTTAGCTGAATCCATGGAGGCACAAGGAAAAGATCCGGCTTCCCTTTCTGTGAAATATGGAATCTTCGGGGCCGAGCCTTGGTCGGATTCAATGAGGAAGACGCTGGAGCGGAAGATGGATATTAAAGCATGCGATATCTACGGGTTAAGTGAAGTCATCGGACCCGGGGTTGCCATGGAATGTCATGAAGCGCGGGACGGCCTTCATATTGCAGAGGATCATTTCCTCGTGGAAGTCATTAACCCGGATACGTTAGAGACCCTGCCGGAAGGGGAAGTCGGGGAACTTGTGTTTACAAGCTTGACGAAGGAAGCCTTTCCAATCATCCGGTACAGGACCGGGGATATCGCTTCGATCCAGCATGGGACCTGTTCATGTGGACGGACGACGGTGAAGATGTCCAGGGTGAAAGGAAGAGTCGATGACATGCTCATCATCAGGGGAGTGAACGTGTTTCCATCGGAAATGGAGCATTTTCTGCTTCAGATAAATGAGCTTGCACCACATTATCAGGTTCACTTAAAGAAAAAAGGGGCACTGGATGTAGTGGAGTTGCAGGTTGAAGTGACGGATGAATGTTTTAATGGGGTATCGAACGACTTACATCATGACCGCCTGAATGAATTGGAAAGAAAAGTGAAGGGGCTGATGAAAGATCGTTGCTACGTTTCCATGGATGTCAAAGTGAAAGCTCCCAGGGAAATCCCCCGCTCAGAGGGAAAAGCGATCCGGATTGTCGATCTCAGAGGAGAGGCCATGCTTCAATAA
- the paaB gene encoding 1,2-phenylacetyl-CoA epoxidase subunit PaaB has product MSDKGQNFYQEFEVFSKRSDGAQMQHQFSLLAPNHELAMVMAQENFMRREPVSDIWVVKRSDIRMMTPEERESVSRLDNKDYRNAKGYGYLKKKWRQYEQEMLDEKEIMSWGELVKKK; this is encoded by the coding sequence ATGTCAGACAAGGGTCAGAACTTTTATCAGGAATTTGAAGTCTTCAGTAAACGGTCAGACGGGGCACAGATGCAGCATCAGTTCAGTCTGCTTGCACCCAACCATGAGCTTGCCATGGTGATGGCTCAGGAGAATTTCATGAGACGGGAGCCTGTTTCGGATATATGGGTCGTGAAACGGTCGGATATACGGATGATGACGCCCGAAGAAAGAGAGAGCGTCTCCCGCCTTGATAATAAAGATTACCGTAACGCCAAGGGATACGGCTATTTGAAAAAGAAGTGGAGACAGTACGAACAGGAAATGCTGGATGAGAAAGAAATCATGTCATGGGGAGAGTTGGTGAAGAAGAAATGA
- a CDS encoding enoyl-CoA hydratase-related protein has protein sequence MNKEYEYIVVSERDGLGFIELNRPKVLNAINRPMVSELVHAFEAFDRNDNVKVMVLSGRGRAFAAGADIDEMAEDGAIDLELLNQFTDWDRLAWIKKPIIGAVQGFALGGGFELALCCDLLFAAEDASFGFPEVNLGVMPGAGGTQRLTKLIGKSRSMEWLLSGDMFTAAQALQWGVINRTIPKELLMEETEKFARKLAAKPPLSLRLIKESVHKAVDSSIYEGMQYERKNFYLLFASEDQKEGMKAFVEKRKPDFKGK, from the coding sequence ATGAATAAAGAGTACGAATATATCGTAGTGAGCGAGAGGGACGGACTTGGTTTCATCGAGCTGAACAGACCGAAAGTCCTGAACGCCATCAATCGTCCCATGGTATCGGAACTGGTCCATGCTTTCGAAGCATTTGACCGGAACGACAATGTGAAAGTGATGGTGTTATCCGGCAGGGGGAGAGCGTTCGCTGCAGGAGCCGATATTGATGAAATGGCAGAGGACGGGGCCATTGATCTGGAGCTCTTGAATCAATTCACCGATTGGGACCGTCTGGCTTGGATCAAGAAGCCGATCATCGGAGCGGTCCAGGGGTTTGCGTTAGGAGGGGGATTTGAGCTTGCCCTTTGCTGTGACCTTTTATTCGCGGCGGAGGATGCAAGCTTCGGTTTTCCTGAAGTGAATCTCGGGGTCATGCCGGGAGCAGGGGGGACACAAAGGCTCACGAAGCTGATCGGAAAATCCCGTTCCATGGAATGGCTGTTATCAGGAGACATGTTTACAGCCGCCCAGGCCCTCCAATGGGGAGTCATCAACCGGACGATCCCTAAAGAGCTATTAATGGAAGAAACAGAGAAATTTGCGAGGAAACTGGCTGCCAAGCCTCCGCTTTCCCTTCGCTTGATCAAGGAGTCTGTTCATAAAGCCGTGGATTCCTCGATTTATGAAGGAATGCAGTATGAGCGTAAGAACTTCTATCTCCTTTTTGCCTCTGAAGACCAGAAAGAAGGCATGAAGGCTTTCGTGGAAAAACGCAAACCTGATTTCAAAGGAAAATAA
- the paaC gene encoding 1,2-phenylacetyl-CoA epoxidase subunit PaaC — MNVKSPQDIPNRDYKEALLSLLYQLADDDFILAYRGSEWLGLAPHIEEDVAFSSINQDTMGHATMFYQLLEELGEGDQDHLAHGRKATERKNAILLEEVNGPGNYMEEPRYDWAFAVVRHYFYSVAKKVRIDALKNSSYEPLAEMAVKINTELYYHLLHWKTWFIQLMNAGGEARDRMNKAMERVLEEFAGVLTLGPKGKEMSLMALIEGEESLTKRWELALEPVFRSCQLSFPPSVSMKKGNGRLGEHTPELDAALSTLSEVYQTNPAASW, encoded by the coding sequence ATGAACGTGAAAAGTCCACAGGACATTCCGAATAGAGATTATAAGGAAGCCCTCTTGAGCCTCCTCTATCAGCTGGCCGATGACGACTTCATCCTTGCTTACAGGGGATCTGAATGGCTGGGGCTCGCTCCCCATATCGAGGAAGATGTCGCGTTTTCGTCCATCAACCAGGACACAATGGGGCATGCGACCATGTTTTATCAGCTGCTTGAAGAGTTGGGAGAAGGGGATCAGGACCATCTCGCCCATGGTCGGAAAGCGACAGAACGAAAAAATGCCATTCTCCTTGAAGAAGTGAACGGTCCTGGAAACTACATGGAAGAACCACGCTATGATTGGGCCTTTGCTGTGGTGCGGCATTATTTTTACAGTGTGGCGAAAAAAGTGCGGATCGATGCGCTAAAGAATTCTTCCTATGAACCACTTGCCGAGATGGCCGTCAAGATCAACACTGAATTGTACTATCACCTGCTTCACTGGAAAACCTGGTTCATTCAGTTGATGAATGCAGGCGGGGAAGCAAGGGATCGTATGAATAAGGCAATGGAAAGAGTACTGGAAGAATTCGCGGGAGTGCTGACCCTGGGGCCAAAGGGGAAAGAAATGTCCCTTATGGCTTTGATCGAAGGGGAAGAAAGTTTAACAAAACGTTGGGAGCTCGCACTCGAGCCGGTCTTCAGGTCCTGTCAGCTATCCTTTCCACCGAGTGTAAGCATGAAAAAGGGGAATGGACGCTTAGGTGAACACACCCCTGAACTGGATGCGGCACTTTCGACCTTAAGCGAAGTCTATCAAACAAATCCGGCTGCAAGCTGGTAA